A single genomic interval of Sphaerodactylus townsendi isolate TG3544 linkage group LG08, MPM_Stown_v2.3, whole genome shotgun sequence harbors:
- the PAOX gene encoding peroxisomal N(1)-acetyl-spermine/spermidine oxidase, which produces MEAAAAAAAAAGSRGGGGPRVVVVGAGLAGLGAARRLLPLTRPGLAELRVLEASGRAGGRVRSARLGNKVVEMGAHWIHGPSPENPVFCLAREYGLLEESAMSEENQQVEMGGHLLLPSVCYSSQGRELSPGLADSMRVLYFTLLEETRGFLGAAEVPVPSVGEYLKEAIAQQVKEWPEDEETKRLKLAFLSMCLKVETCVSGTHSMDLVALGPFGEYATLPGLDCTFPSGYEGLSDRLAASLPKDVVLFNRVVTTVRWGGSYVEVGTGRVFPVRVECESREAFLADHVIITVPLGFLKEHHETLFCPPLPPQKVAAIRHLGFGTNNKIFLEFEKPFWEPACQVIEVVWEGESPLAKGPTDLPSAWFQKIGAFIVLHPPERYGHVLCGFIAGEEAEFMETLTDAEVLTALTQMLQRITGNPQLAPPKKMLRSRWHSEPLTRGSYSYVAVGSSGDDIDVLARPLPEEASDPTPPQVLFAGEATHRTFYSTTHGALLSGWREADRLIRLYESSESQQCSSRL; this is translated from the exons atggaggcggcggcggcggcggcggcggcggcggggtcgAGAGGCGGCGGGGGTccgcgggtggtggtggtgggcgcGGGGCTGGCCGGGCTGGGGGCTGCGCGGCGCCTCCTGCCGCTGACCCGGCCGGGCTTGGCGGAGCTGCGCGTCTTGGAGGCCTCGGGCCGAGCGGGGGGCCGCGTCCGCTCCGCCAGGCTGg GAAACAAGGTGGTTGAGATGGGTGCCCACTGGATCCACGGGCCCTCCCCGGAGAACCCCGTCTTCTGCTTGGCCAGGGAGTACGGACTGCTAGAAGAGAGCGCCATGTCAGAGGAGAACCAGCAGGTGGAAATGGGGGGGCATCTGCTGCTGCCGTCTGTCTGCTACTCCAGCCAGGGCCGGGAGCTCAGCCCGGGCCTGGCAGACTCCATGAGAGTCCTCTATTTTACCCTCTTGGAAGAAACACGCGGGTTCCTGGGTGCAGCCGAAGTGCCGGTGCCCAGCGTGGGCGAGTATCTCAAAGAGGCGATCGCTCAGCAGGTGAAGGAGTGGCCGGAGGACGAGGAGACGAAGCGCCTGAAGCTGGCCTTCCTCAGCATGTGCCTGAAGGTGGAAACCTGTGTGAGTGGGACGCACAGCATGGACCTGGTGGCGCTGGGCCCTTTCGGGGAGTACGCCACGCTCCCCGGCCTGGACTGCACCTTCCCCAG cgGCTACGAAGGCCTCTCAGACCGCCTGGCGGCCTCTCTGCCCAAGGACGTCGTGCTGTTCAATAGAGTGGTGACCACAGTTCGTTGGGGGGGCTCCTACGTGGAGGTCGGCACAGGTCGGGTCTTCCCGGTGCGAGTAGAGTGCGAGAGCCGCGAGGCCTTCTTGGCGGATCACGTTATCATCACCGTCCCTTTAG gtTTCCTCAAGGAACATCACGAGACCCTTTTCTGTCCTCCACTCCCACCCCAGAAGGTGGCGGCCATCAGACACCTGGGCTTTGGGACCAACAACAAAATCTTCCTGGAATTTGAAAAGCCCTTCTGGGAGCCAGCCTGCCAAGTCATCGAGGTGGTGTGGGAAGGAGAATCGCCTCTGGCCAAGGGCCCCACTGACTTGCCATCCGCCTGGTTCCAAAAGATCGGGGCCTTCATTGTTCTCCACCCACCAGAGAG GTATGGGCACGTCCTCTGTGGCTTCATTGCTGGGGAAGAAGCTGAATTCATGGAAACCCTTACAGATGCAGAGGTTCTCACAGCCCTAACACAAATGCTTCAGCGAATAACAG GAAATCCACAACTGGCTCCTCCGAAGAAGATGCTGAGGTCCAGGTGGCACAGCGAACCCCTCACCAGAGGCTCCTACAGTTACGTGGCCGTTGGCAGCTCTGGCGACGACATCGATGTGCTCGCCCGGCCACTTCCCGAGGAAGCATCAGATCCCACG CCACCCCAGGTTCTTTTCGCCGGAGAAGCCACGCACCGCACTTTCTATTCTACTACTCACGGTGCCTTATTGTCTGGCTGGAGAGAAGCGGATCGTCTCATCCGTCTTTACGAAAGCTCTGAATCCCAGCAGTGCTCTTCTAGGCTGTGA